The proteins below come from a single Pleuronectes platessa chromosome 1, fPlePla1.1, whole genome shotgun sequence genomic window:
- the LOC128439424 gene encoding midasin-like translates to MDVQRQDEEEEDQERWKDRQRFAEDKRAERSTESTIHTIPELLMDTMEKAERDPEEIRREMELQLEAWHKLAPGAQEEESAAASMWHQYQTLISALSQQLCEQLRLILEPTQAAKLKGDYRTGKRLNMRKVIPYIASQFRKDKIWLRRTKPSKREYHVCLAVDDSSSLVDNHSKQLAFESLSVIINALTLLEVGQVSVCSFGEQVQLLHPFQQQFNDESGARILRLCQFQQKKTRIAQFMETSTKMFLAARQQIPGSVNSDTAQLLVIVSDGRGLFLEGKERVTAAVRAARSANVFVIFVVLDNPNSRDSILDIKVPIFKGPGELPEFRTYMEEFPFPFYVILRDVNALPETLSDALRQWFELVTAADQ, encoded by the exons ATGGACGTGCAGAggcaggacgaggaggaggaggaccaggagagaTGGAAGGACCGCCAGCGTTTCGCAGAAGATAAGCGAGCAGAGAGAAGCACAGAATCCACAATTCACACTATTCCTGAGCTGCTGATGGACACCATGGAG aaagcagagagagacccagaggagatcaggagggagatggagctgcagctggaggcctGGCACAAACTGGCTccaggagctcaggaggag GAGAGTGCAGCTGCCTCCATGTGGCATCAGTACCAGACCCTGATCTCCGCTCTGTCCCAGCAGCTGTGTGAGCAGCTCCGCCTCATCCTGGAGCCCACACAGGCCGCCAAGCTCAA AGGAGATTACCGCACAGGGAAGCGTCTGAACATGAGGAAGGTCATCCCCTACATCGCCAGTCAGTTCCGCAAAGACAAGATCTGGCTGAGGAGGACCAAGCCCAGTAAGAGGGAGTACCACGTCTGTCTGGCTGTGGATGACTCCTCCAGTTTGGTGGACAACCACTCCAAACAG CTGGCTTTTGAATCCCTGTCAGTGATCATCAACGCTCTCACTCTACTGGAGGTTGGAcaggtgtctgtgtgcag CTTTGGCGAGCAGGTGCAGCTGCTCCACCCCTTCCAGCAGCAGTTCAACGACGAGTCCGGGGCTCGGATCCTCCGACTGTGTCAGTTCCAGCAGAAGAAGACCAGAATAGCTCAG tTTATGGAGACTTCCACCAAAATGTTTCTCGCAGCTCGGCAACAGATTCCAGGATCTGTAAACTCAG ACACGGCCCAGCTGCTGGTCATCGTCTCTGACGGCAGGGGTCTCTTCCTGGAGGGGAAGGAGCGGGTGACGGCAGCAGTGCGAGCAGCTCGCAGCGCAAATGTGTTTGTCATCTTCGTGGTTCTCGACAACCCCAACTCACGG GACTCCATCCTCGACATCAAGGTCCCTATATTCAAAGGGCCGGGGGAACTCCCAGAGTTCCGCACCTACATGGAGGAGTTCCCCTTCCCCTTCTACGTCATCCTGCGAGACGTCAACGCCCTGCCGGAGACGCTGAGCGACGCTCTCAGGCAGTGGTTTGAACTGGTCACGGCAGCCGACCAATGA